In one Mustela lutreola isolate mMusLut2 chromosome 8, mMusLut2.pri, whole genome shotgun sequence genomic region, the following are encoded:
- the KCNJ8 gene encoding ATP-sensitive inward rectifier potassium channel 8: MLARKSIIPEEYVLARIAAENLRKPRVRDRLPKARFIAKSGACNLAHKNIREQGRFLQDIFTTLVDLKWRHTLVIFTMSFLCSWLLFAIMWWLVAFAHGDIYAYMEKSGTEKGGLESTVCVTNVRSFTSAFLFSIEVQVTIGFGGRMMTEECPLAITVLILQNIVGLIINAVMLGCIFMKTAQAHRRAETLIFSRHAVIAVRNGKLCFMFRVGDLRKSMIISASVRIQVVKKTTTPEGEVVPIHQLDIPVDNPIESNNIFLVAPLIICHVIDKRSPLYDISATDLANQDLEVIVILEGVVETTGITTQARTSYIAEEIQWGHRFVSIVTEEEGVYSVDYSKFGNTVKVAAPRCSARELDEKPSILIQTLQKSELSHQNSLRKRNSMRRNNSMRRNNSIRRNNSSLMVPKVQFMTPEGNQNTSES; encoded by the exons ATGTTGGCCAGAAAGAGCATCATCCCCGAGGAGTATGTGCTGGCGCGCATCGCCGCGGAGAATCTACGCAAGCCGCGCGTGCGAGACCGCCTCCCCAAAGCCCGCTTCATCGCCAAGAGTGGGGCGTGCAACCTGGCGCACAAGAACATCCGTGAGCAAGGACGGTTCCTGCAGGACATCTTCACTACCTTGGTGGACCTGAAGTGGCGCCACACGCTGGTCATCTTCACCATGTCGTTCCTCTGCAGCTGGCTGCTCTTCGCCATCATGTGGTGGCTGGTGGCCTTCGCCCATGGGGACATCTACGCTTACATGGAGAAAAGTGGAACGGAGAAAGGTGGTTTGGAGTCCACGGTGTGTGTAACTAATGTCAG ATCTTtcacttctgcttttctcttctccattgAAGTTCAAGTGACCATCGGATTTGGAGGGAGAATGATGACGGAGGAATGTCCTCTGGCCATCACAGTCTTGATTCTCCAGAACATCGTAGGTTTGATAATCAATGCAGTCATGTTGGGCTGCATTTTCATGAAAACAGCTCAGGCCCACAGAAGGGCAGAAACCTTGATTTTCAGCCGCCATGCTGTGATTGCTGTCCGAAATGGCAAGTTGTGCTTCATGTTCCGCGTGGGCGACCTAAGGAAGAGCATGATCATTAGTGCCTCAGTGCGCATCCAGGTGGTCAAGAAGACAACCACACCCGAAGGGGAGGTGGTGCCTATTCACCAGCTGGACATTCCCGTTGATAACCCAATTGAGAGTAATAACATTTTTCTGGTGGCCCCTTTGATCATCTGTCATGTGATCGACAAGCGCAGCCCCTTGTATGATATTTCAGCAACTGACCTTGCCAACCAAGACCTAGAGGTCATAGTGATTCTGGAAGGAGTGGTTGAAACTACCGGCATTACCACACAAGCAAGAACCTCCTATATTGCAGAGGAGATCCAGTGGGGCCATCGCTTTGTGTCTATTGTAACTGAGGAGGAAGGAGTGTATTCTGTGGATTACTCTAAATTTGGCAACACTGTTAAAGTAGCTGCTCCCAGGTGCAGTGCGCGAGAGCTGGATGAGAAGCCTTCCATCCTGATTCAGACCCTCCAGAAGAGTGAACTATCCCATCAAAATTCTCTGAGGAAGCGCAATTCCATGAGGAGAAACAATTCcatgagaagaaataactccaTCCGAAGAAACAACTCATCGCTCATGGTGCCCAAGGTGCAATTCATGACTCCAGAAGGAAATCAGAACACATCAGAATCATGA